The following are encoded together in the Pseudoalteromonas carrageenovora IAM 12662 genome:
- a CDS encoding replication initiation protein, which yields MEKKLNPNPISRSNLPKHIKQGHKLVFSRKDLSQREADLFALMMAQMKDSDWEKSTPQYTYTASQLSEWLNISSKHVGSILSPAAERLASYKIGIKVEGTSGDFEFDYKPLFKNIKYKRGMLTMVPNDMLESEYIEYKQGFALITTKTYLDIKQEYAKRLYEILSRFKKDGYEMHYIAIDELKGLFGLLDESGRLKKNKSSFKNNGVFMKRCVRDSIEILRGHPIARKEFLFLESENNDIGYELKTQGKKISEIKFLVRWLNKGTTEELNTHDALNTVKELISKQLIQKEKLSPAELTQLMFAYRYLGQDDEADKVEKALNRSMALNKNTVNEKEKQLRDEVNSLIELTKDIDY from the coding sequence ATGGAAAAAAAACTAAACCCAAACCCAATTTCTCGTTCAAATTTACCTAAACATATAAAACAAGGGCATAAACTTGTATTCAGCCGCAAAGATTTGTCGCAAAGAGAAGCTGATCTATTTGCACTAATGATGGCACAGATGAAAGATTCCGATTGGGAAAAAAGTACACCGCAGTATACATATACAGCAAGCCAGCTATCAGAGTGGCTTAATATAAGCTCTAAACATGTTGGCAGTATTTTATCTCCTGCAGCTGAACGACTTGCAAGTTACAAAATAGGTATAAAAGTAGAAGGAACCTCTGGCGACTTTGAATTTGATTACAAACCTCTATTTAAAAATATTAAGTATAAACGAGGCATGTTAACGATGGTGCCTAACGACATGCTTGAAAGTGAATATATTGAATATAAACAAGGGTTTGCATTAATAACAACAAAAACTTATTTAGATATAAAACAAGAATACGCAAAAAGATTGTACGAAATTTTAAGCCGATTTAAAAAAGACGGTTATGAAATGCATTACATTGCAATTGACGAGCTGAAAGGACTTTTTGGTTTACTCGATGAAAGTGGGCGGCTGAAAAAAAATAAAAGCTCTTTTAAAAACAACGGCGTATTCATGAAACGCTGCGTTAGAGATAGCATCGAAATCTTACGTGGTCACCCTATTGCTCGTAAGGAGTTTTTATTTCTAGAAAGCGAAAATAACGACATTGGTTATGAATTAAAAACACAAGGTAAAAAAATTTCTGAAATAAAATTTCTTGTTAGATGGCTAAATAAAGGTACTACAGAAGAGTTAAATACTCATGATGCGCTAAATACAGTGAAAGAATTAATTTCTAAACAATTAATTCAAAAGGAAAAGCTATCTCCTGCAGAACTAACACAGCTAATGTTTGCTTATCGCTACCTTGGCCAAGATGATGAAGCGGATAAAGTTGAAAAAGCTCTAAATAGAAGCATGGCTCTAAATAAAAATACAGTAAATGAAAAAGAGAAACAGCTAAGGGATGAAGTTAATTCTTTAATAGAGTTAACAAAAGATATCGACTACTGA
- a CDS encoding AAA family ATPase, giving the protein MDDRILKIATRAKLTLEALSEKITNSQIEFNAERYEPTYSKSAVASLPELAKAKVDKAVAEMEQEGYQFQKKQAGLNNVYSMGHKDITAIYEHRGVPKYRDKFKEAHTIFLTNLKGGVAKTVSSVTLAHGLRCTPALLHHDLRILVLDLDPQASATMFMKHDLSIGVVDETVAQAMLQNVSREELLEEFVKPTNVSGVDIIPASIEDAFIASQFEKLANEHLPGQNIYDVLQENIIDKLEHDYDFIFIDSGPHLDAFLLNSFVAADTFLIPVPPAQVDFHSTLKFMQRLPELFDMTETAGSEIKLSSIFGYMAKIARKSDHADAQSLLREVCGADMLDTSLPLSTAFERCGESFGTVFSTNPKFYPGDRDALKKARLKAEEFTRSVFDTITFNRKNKG; this is encoded by the coding sequence ATGGATGACAGAATACTAAAAATAGCCACTAGGGCGAAACTAACCCTGGAGGCATTGTCAGAGAAAATTACTAATTCTCAGATAGAATTTAATGCTGAAAGGTATGAACCTACATACTCAAAGTCTGCAGTCGCAAGTTTACCAGAACTAGCTAAGGCAAAAGTTGATAAAGCTGTAGCTGAGATGGAGCAGGAGGGATATCAGTTCCAAAAAAAGCAGGCTGGTTTAAATAATGTTTATAGCATGGGACATAAAGATATTACCGCTATTTATGAACACAGAGGTGTGCCTAAATACCGTGATAAATTTAAAGAAGCCCATACAATTTTCCTTACAAACCTTAAAGGTGGCGTTGCGAAAACGGTTTCCAGCGTGACCCTCGCTCACGGCTTAAGGTGCACCCCTGCCCTACTTCACCATGATTTGAGAATCCTAGTGCTAGACCTGGACCCACAGGCCAGTGCAACAATGTTTATGAAACACGACCTTTCTATTGGCGTTGTAGATGAAACTGTTGCCCAGGCAATGCTTCAGAATGTAAGCCGTGAAGAATTATTGGAAGAGTTTGTTAAACCAACGAACGTATCTGGCGTAGATATTATACCAGCCTCTATTGAGGATGCATTTATAGCCTCTCAATTTGAAAAGTTAGCAAATGAGCATCTGCCTGGACAAAATATATATGATGTTCTTCAAGAAAATATAATTGATAAGCTAGAACATGATTATGATTTTATCTTTATTGATTCAGGGCCTCATTTAGATGCATTCCTATTAAACTCTTTTGTTGCAGCCGATACATTTTTAATACCCGTCCCCCCTGCTCAGGTTGATTTTCACTCGACATTGAAATTTATGCAAAGACTCCCTGAACTTTTTGATATGACCGAAACGGCAGGCAGTGAAATCAAACTTAGTTCTATATTTGGATATATGGCTAAGATTGCGAGGAAATCAGACCACGCTGATGCCCAAAGCCTACTTCGTGAGGTTTGCGGTGCAGATATGCTAGATACGTCTTTGCCGTTATCAACAGCATTTGAACGTTGTGGTGAAAGTTTTGGGACTGTTTTTTCAACTAATCCAAAATTTTATCCTGGTGATAGAGATGCGTTGAAAAAAGCGCGTTTAAAGGCTGAGGAATTCACACGTTCAGTATTTGACACAATTACATTTAATAGAAAAAACAAAGGCTAG
- a CDS encoding iron transporter, whose translation MLITSLVMSLNQLLPVAILLVLLQVAKKQSALKIGSALLIGALMSFLYMQSASWVSQWFEHEGLEYSQIGLCITIFIAVLVFAIRQKSTAFYIAVISTITLYLSHYIIYLTSFWQNNDAGQSLFIGTLLGVGICLSFSVLLYFLMNAIKYRFGMYPLFILLALNSAAKLLVALDLASQIDLITSTATVWDLRDLLGENSELGRVLRALVGYEATPDLMSVLIYSTSSVLFLSLCYLISASISKERV comes from the coding sequence ATGCTAATAACTAGTTTAGTCATGAGCCTTAATCAATTACTACCAGTGGCTATTTTATTAGTGCTACTACAAGTAGCTAAAAAACAAAGCGCTTTAAAAATAGGATCTGCTTTACTAATTGGCGCGCTCATGTCGTTTTTGTACATGCAAAGTGCATCATGGGTGAGCCAATGGTTTGAACACGAAGGGCTAGAGTACTCACAAATAGGGCTATGTATTACTATATTTATTGCCGTATTAGTATTTGCAATAAGACAAAAATCAACGGCTTTTTATATTGCAGTTATAAGCACAATAACATTGTATTTAAGCCACTATATTATTTACCTCACCAGTTTTTGGCAAAATAATGATGCAGGGCAAAGCTTATTTATTGGAACTTTATTAGGTGTTGGAATTTGTTTAAGTTTTAGCGTATTGCTGTACTTTTTAATGAATGCAATTAAGTATCGCTTTGGTATGTATCCGCTTTTTATTTTGCTTGCTCTTAATAGTGCAGCAAAGTTATTAGTCGCACTGGATTTAGCAAGCCAAATAGATTTGATTACAAGTACAGCAACCGTTTGGGACTTACGAGATTTGTTAGGCGAAAATTCTGAGCTCGGGCGTGTACTGCGAGCTCTTGTGGGTTACGAGGCTACTCCTGATCTAATGAGTGTACTTATATATAGTACAAGTAGCGTGTTATTTTTATCACTTTGTTATCTTATTTCGGCTTCAATATCTAAGGAACGTGTATGA
- a CDS encoding cupredoxin domain-containing protein → MTKRLFNQCLCCLLFLSFNAAGKEYLIVLKNHLFYPSQITIPANKKVKLLIENQDSTPEEFDSFDLNREKVLYPNRKSIIYIGPLSKGYYEFFGEFSPNTARGIVIVSDEGAQHANN, encoded by the coding sequence GTGACTAAACGTTTATTTAATCAGTGCCTTTGTTGTTTGTTATTTTTGTCGTTTAACGCGGCGGGTAAAGAGTACCTTATTGTTTTGAAAAATCACTTATTCTATCCCTCACAAATTACCATTCCCGCAAATAAAAAAGTAAAACTATTGATTGAAAACCAAGATAGCACACCAGAAGAGTTTGATAGCTTTGATCTAAACAGAGAAAAAGTGCTTTACCCAAACCGTAAAAGCATTATTTATATAGGGCCGCTGAGTAAAGGGTATTACGAATTTTTTGGTGAGTTTTCGCCAAATACAGCAAGGGGCATTGTTATAGTTAGCGATGAAGGGGCGCAGCATGCTAATAACTAG
- a CDS encoding ATP-binding protein, which produces MSIRKRLTLILLSMMVLTCFLALVKGYQKSMHHGESLLDDELKIVAGVLIEQPLALSTDAVQVSNNSAQLLYQIWQNNNLLSGSSSLTNNQISFSEGFQTANVAGQRMRVFVMSKNTRKIIVAEPMAKWFELAEAVILSAMLPMLWAVPLLAIFISFFVKYALAPLTRLSKQLASRQANDFTPINWQVTDEEIKPVINRLNDLFKRVETAYLRERFFASDAAHELRTPLSSLKINVHNLANKQSNLQDHQELQAMSQGINRLSNIVEQMLILGRTQPEQWQRQFSEQSVLTITQQVVSEQYDKIDEKNQTISLEGDDFVINGDEFTLTTLIANLLSNAIKYTPDNGQIIIKLVSGNDGFSWQIDDSGAGMTEEQKERIFNRFYRVGGDQHPSGEQGAGLGMAIVQHIIAIYGASIHLANSPLGGLTVKVTFTGVKSD; this is translated from the coding sequence ATGTCAATTCGTAAACGTCTGACCTTAATTTTACTTTCAATGATGGTGCTAACTTGCTTTTTAGCATTAGTAAAAGGCTATCAAAAAAGTATGCACCACGGTGAAAGTTTGCTTGATGATGAACTTAAAATAGTGGCTGGCGTTTTAATTGAGCAACCATTGGCACTAAGCACAGATGCAGTACAGGTCAGTAATAATAGCGCTCAGTTGTTGTATCAAATTTGGCAAAATAATAATTTACTTAGTGGCTCATCGAGTTTAACGAATAACCAAATTAGTTTTAGCGAGGGCTTTCAAACAGCCAATGTAGCAGGGCAGCGTATGCGGGTATTTGTGATGAGTAAAAACACCCGTAAAATCATCGTTGCTGAACCTATGGCAAAGTGGTTTGAATTAGCTGAAGCCGTTATTTTATCTGCAATGTTACCTATGCTATGGGCAGTCCCTCTGCTTGCTATTTTTATTAGCTTTTTTGTTAAATACGCATTAGCCCCTCTGACTCGATTATCTAAGCAATTAGCGTCTCGCCAAGCTAACGACTTTACGCCAATTAACTGGCAAGTAACTGATGAAGAAATTAAACCGGTTATTAATCGTTTAAACGACTTATTTAAGCGCGTAGAAACTGCCTACTTACGGGAGCGCTTTTTTGCCTCAGATGCTGCCCATGAGTTACGTACCCCACTTAGTAGTTTAAAAATTAACGTACATAATTTGGCTAATAAACAAAGTAATCTGCAAGACCATCAAGAATTACAAGCTATGTCGCAGGGCATTAATCGCTTAAGTAATATTGTCGAGCAAATGCTAATTTTAGGGCGTACTCAGCCCGAGCAATGGCAGAGGCAGTTTAGTGAGCAATCAGTACTAACGATTACTCAGCAAGTTGTATCGGAACAATATGATAAGATAGATGAAAAAAACCAAACTATTAGCCTTGAAGGCGACGATTTTGTTATTAATGGTGATGAATTTACATTAACCACACTCATCGCTAATTTACTTAGCAATGCCATAAAGTACACTCCTGATAATGGTCAAATTATAATTAAATTAGTATCAGGTAATGATGGCTTTAGTTGGCAAATTGATGACTCTGGTGCGGGCATGACTGAAGAGCAAAAAGAGCGAATATTCAATCGTTTTTATCGAGTAGGTGGCGACCAGCATCCATCAGGCGAGCAAGGTGCCGGTTTAGGTATGGCGATTGTTCAACATATAATTGCTATTTATGGCGCAAGTATTCATTTAGCGAATAGTCCTTTAGGTGGACTAACCGTTAAGGTTACTTTTACAGGAGTAAAAAGTGACTAA
- a CDS encoding response regulator, with the protein MHLLLVEGDHLVAQGLIRSLRQEGYSVEHSGTVKHALECLSSGEIELVILDLGLPDGDGSQVLKHIKAQKKVIPVVILTARGSIDDKVQGLDMGADDYLAKPFDPAELFARLRVASRRINQTQSSLLRCGDVVMDTSAHTVKLSGQSLTLPRKEYMLLKALMENQGRVQSKQQLENKLYQWGEEVGSNAIEVHIHHLRKKFPSDFIKTLRGIGYVVGKR; encoded by the coding sequence ATGCATTTATTACTCGTTGAGGGCGATCATTTAGTGGCGCAAGGGCTTATTCGCTCTTTGCGCCAAGAGGGCTACAGCGTAGAGCACAGTGGCACAGTAAAGCACGCCTTAGAGTGCCTTTCTAGTGGTGAGATTGAGCTTGTTATTCTCGATTTAGGATTGCCTGACGGCGACGGCTCGCAAGTTTTAAAGCATATTAAAGCGCAAAAAAAAGTAATACCAGTGGTTATTTTAACTGCACGCGGCAGTATTGACGACAAAGTCCAAGGGCTCGATATGGGGGCAGATGATTACCTTGCAAAGCCGTTTGACCCCGCTGAGCTATTTGCCCGTTTACGTGTAGCAAGCCGGCGCATTAATCAAACACAATCAAGCTTATTACGCTGTGGTGATGTAGTAATGGATACTTCTGCTCATACAGTTAAACTAAGTGGGCAGTCACTTACACTACCTCGAAAAGAATACATGCTTTTAAAAGCGCTGATGGAAAATCAGGGAAGGGTACAATCAAAACAACAACTCGAAAACAAACTTTACCAATGGGGTGAAGAAGTCGGCTCTAATGCCATAGAAGTGCATATTCATCATCTTCGTAAAAAATTCCCTAGTGATTTTATTAAAACCTTACGTGGCATTGGCTACGTGGTTGGTAAGCGTTAG
- a CDS encoding tetratricopeptide repeat protein, with protein MYKFTLAFYLILTSVFATAVHADEAQDLTDIQQKWAIANYELEDDAQIDAFTQLSEQSALFVKNYPSSAQTHIWNGIVLASFAGAKGGLGALGLAKEAKASLENALSIDGTALNGSAYASLATLYSKVPGWPIGFGDDDKAEKLFKQALAFNLEGIDTNYLYGEYLYDEGDYKQAKARLLVAQAAGIRDTRAKADKYRQQAISQLLAKVDKKLKR; from the coding sequence ATGTATAAATTTACACTCGCATTTTATTTAATACTAACCTCTGTATTTGCAACTGCAGTACACGCAGATGAAGCGCAAGACTTAACCGATATTCAACAAAAGTGGGCAATTGCTAATTACGAACTTGAAGACGATGCGCAAATAGACGCGTTTACGCAACTAAGTGAGCAAAGCGCATTATTTGTTAAAAACTATCCAAGCTCAGCGCAAACACATATTTGGAATGGCATTGTGTTAGCTAGTTTTGCTGGCGCAAAAGGGGGCTTGGGCGCACTTGGTTTAGCAAAAGAAGCAAAAGCGTCACTCGAAAATGCACTCTCGATTGATGGCACTGCACTCAATGGCTCAGCTTACGCAAGCCTAGCAACGCTTTATAGCAAAGTACCTGGCTGGCCAATTGGTTTTGGTGATGACGACAAAGCTGAAAAATTATTTAAACAAGCGCTCGCTTTTAATCTCGAAGGCATTGATACTAATTACTTATACGGTGAATACTTGTATGACGAAGGCGATTATAAACAAGCTAAAGCGCGACTACTTGTAGCACAAGCTGCTGGGATTCGTGATACTCGGGCAAAAGCAGATAAATATCGTCAACAAGCAATAAGTCAGTTATTGGCAAAAGTAGATAAAAAATTAAAAAGATAA
- a CDS encoding SDR family oxidoreductase — MSSSLCVLTGATGGIGQAIAKALYAKGWTLLLVGRNTQALEKLSRECPDSEIFTGDLTDDTTRINLAIKAKQLGGVKLLINNAGINTMQSLEHTSNEQIDNMLITNLSVPIKLCQLFLGQLAYTKGTIVNVGSSFGSIGYPFQTLYCASKFGLRGFTEALSRELNGSGVKVAYLAPRATDTSINSSKARAMNKELGNKMDSPELVAQELLALISSNQTRRFIGFPEKLFSRINGVFPRVVDNAIAKQLPKIKRFLS, encoded by the coding sequence ATGAGTAGTTCTTTATGTGTATTAACTGGTGCAACAGGCGGAATAGGGCAAGCAATTGCTAAAGCCCTATATGCAAAAGGGTGGACGTTACTGCTTGTAGGGCGAAATACCCAAGCCCTTGAAAAACTGAGCCGTGAATGCCCAGACAGTGAAATATTTACGGGCGATTTAACCGACGATACAACACGTATTAACCTAGCAATAAAAGCCAAGCAACTCGGCGGCGTTAAATTACTTATTAATAATGCTGGTATAAATACAATGCAAAGCCTTGAGCACACAAGTAATGAGCAAATAGATAATATGCTTATTACTAATTTGTCGGTGCCTATTAAATTATGCCAGCTATTTTTAGGCCAGTTAGCGTATACCAAAGGCACCATTGTTAACGTGGGATCATCGTTTGGCAGTATTGGCTACCCGTTTCAAACGCTTTATTGCGCCAGTAAATTTGGTTTACGTGGTTTTACAGAAGCGTTATCGCGTGAGTTAAATGGTTCAGGCGTTAAAGTGGCCTATTTAGCACCAAGAGCAACAGATACATCTATTAATAGTAGTAAAGCGCGGGCAATGAATAAAGAGCTCGGTAATAAAATGGACTCACCAGAATTAGTTGCTCAAGAGTTATTAGCTCTTATAAGTTCAAACCAAACAAGGCGCTTTATTGGTTTTCCTGAAAAATTATTTTCACGCATAAATGGCGTATTCCCACGCGTTGTTGATAACGCTATTGCAAAGCAACTTCCTAAAATTAAACGTTTTTTAAGTTAA
- a CDS encoding TenA family transcriptional regulator — translation MSDFFNILKEQTKQEQNYLLAAPIIQRVFKGEASLEEYASFLAQAYHHVKHTVPLMMSVGARLTDEQEWLREAVAEYIEEEIGHQEWVLNDIAACGFDKEIVRCSQPQFATEMMVSYAYDSIARKNPLSFFGMVHVLEGTSIALADGAASNIANAVGLPKRAFSYLTSHGALDIEHVKFFENLMNQITDEADQQAILHGAKRFYRLYGDIFRGLDDEPFFKASAHGKLA, via the coding sequence ATGAGTGATTTTTTTAACATCCTTAAAGAGCAAACTAAACAAGAGCAAAACTACCTGCTTGCAGCACCGATTATCCAGCGTGTTTTTAAAGGCGAAGCATCACTTGAAGAATACGCCTCGTTTTTAGCGCAAGCGTATCACCATGTTAAACACACTGTGCCATTAATGATGTCGGTTGGTGCACGATTAACCGACGAACAAGAATGGTTGCGCGAAGCCGTCGCAGAATACATTGAAGAAGAAATAGGCCATCAAGAGTGGGTACTTAACGATATTGCAGCCTGTGGTTTTGATAAAGAAATAGTGAGGTGTAGTCAGCCGCAATTTGCTACCGAAATGATGGTGTCGTATGCGTACGACTCCATTGCACGTAAAAATCCTTTGAGCTTTTTTGGCATGGTACATGTGCTTGAAGGCACTTCGATAGCGCTTGCTGATGGCGCGGCTTCAAACATTGCAAATGCTGTGGGCTTACCTAAAAGAGCATTTAGTTATTTAACCTCTCACGGCGCACTTGATATAGAGCATGTAAAGTTTTTTGAAAACCTGATGAACCAAATAACAGATGAGGCGGATCAACAAGCCATACTTCATGGTGCAAAGCGCTTTTATCGTTTATACGGCGATATATTTCGTGGACTTGATGACGAACCATTTTTTAAAGCAAGTGCTCACGGCAAATTAGCATGA
- a CDS encoding AMP-binding protein produces MNYYNTHSASPLIIAHNKDLTREINGDEFNQQIQKVVKILQSFNNRGIAYKLDNTPAWLIIDAATAVSNKVAVPIAHFFNEQQTQYVLAQCGANLFISDTLNPLLGEPVTSITVFELYTLYIYEIVVAKPVSYFSETQKVTFTSGSTGQPKGVCLSAKSQMQVAQSLCDKISIKNPVHLCLLPLAVLLENIAGVYAPLKSGGTVHLMSLNELGFVGTTLKQPAQLIAAINKVKPNTLILVPELLACLVAFAEDGWQPPSSLQFIAVGGALVSEMLLTKARSLNLPVYQGYGLSEAASVVSLNTPTNDNIHSAGSVLPHIQTKIENGQLFIKGDLFLGYLNHQPHNKNQWYATGDLVEQRQNTLFIKGRLKNLIITSMGRNISAEWPESLLLSQSGILQAVVFGEGRPFLSAIIYADTKLSNPVLAQYINEINKQLPDYARIQKWHRLTAPLSVQQGLLTTNNRPKRDAISKQYHAVFDQFYRLGEVINE; encoded by the coding sequence ATGAATTACTATAATACGCATTCAGCATCGCCATTAATTATTGCCCATAATAAAGATCTAACACGTGAAATTAATGGCGATGAGTTTAACCAGCAAATACAAAAAGTAGTAAAAATACTACAAAGCTTTAACAACAGAGGTATTGCTTATAAGCTCGATAATACGCCAGCTTGGCTTATTATTGATGCTGCTACTGCAGTTTCCAACAAAGTGGCTGTGCCAATTGCTCACTTTTTTAATGAGCAACAAACTCAATATGTACTAGCGCAATGCGGCGCTAATCTATTTATTAGCGACACGCTAAACCCTTTACTTGGGGAGCCTGTTACCTCTATTACTGTGTTTGAGCTTTACACATTATATATTTACGAAATCGTTGTAGCTAAACCCGTTAGTTATTTTTCAGAAACTCAAAAAGTAACATTTACATCAGGCTCTACTGGGCAACCAAAAGGCGTGTGTTTATCTGCAAAGAGCCAAATGCAGGTAGCTCAATCTCTGTGCGATAAAATTAGTATTAAAAATCCAGTTCATTTATGTTTATTGCCGCTAGCTGTATTGCTTGAAAATATAGCTGGCGTGTATGCCCCTTTAAAAAGTGGCGGTACAGTACACTTAATGTCATTAAATGAATTAGGCTTTGTTGGAACTACATTAAAACAGCCCGCACAGCTTATCGCTGCTATTAATAAAGTTAAGCCAAATACGCTTATTTTAGTACCTGAGCTATTAGCATGCTTAGTTGCTTTTGCAGAAGATGGGTGGCAACCGCCTAGTTCGTTACAGTTTATTGCAGTAGGTGGTGCGCTTGTCAGCGAAATGCTATTAACCAAAGCGCGTAGCTTAAACTTACCGGTGTACCAAGGTTATGGCCTTTCTGAGGCGGCATCTGTCGTTAGTTTAAATACACCCACAAACGATAACATCCACAGTGCCGGCTCTGTGTTACCTCATATTCAAACCAAAATTGAAAATGGTCAGCTTTTTATAAAAGGCGATTTGTTTTTAGGTTACTTAAACCATCAACCTCACAACAAAAACCAGTGGTATGCAACTGGCGATCTAGTAGAACAGCGTCAAAATACTTTATTTATTAAAGGCCGATTAAAAAATCTAATTATTACCAGCATGGGGCGCAATATCAGTGCCGAGTGGCCTGAATCACTATTACTCAGTCAAAGCGGTATTTTACAAGCCGTTGTGTTTGGTGAGGGGCGACCTTTTCTCAGTGCCATTATTTACGCCGATACAAAGCTAAGTAACCCAGTGTTAGCGCAATACATTAACGAAATTAATAAACAACTACCCGACTATGCACGAATTCAAAAGTGGCATCGTTTAACGGCCCCATTAAGTGTGCAACAAGGGTTATTAACAACAAATAATCGCCCAAAACGAGATGCCATAAGTAAGCAATACCATGCTGTATTTGATCAATTTTACCGACTTGGAGAAGTAATTAATGAGTGA
- a CDS encoding thermostable hemolysin: MQLAHTSTSLGLTQNNSQLISARINDAHRKKLENTVKEGFLVAYNAKLSSFMPLLCQYVTEQGKCTLGLRQATSPLFIEQYLASPVEDFIDESISRNKIFELGNLCSTNRRATLAHFIIVNEALQSVGAKHLVFCATNKVRALLRLLGVTCTEIALASSFVVENPLKWGSYYANQPTVCIVSLEQAHQQVLNTPMLYSLMQQNHSNINSLVNALVNV, encoded by the coding sequence ATGCAATTAGCCCACACTTCTACATCATTAGGTTTAACACAAAATAACAGTCAGCTTATTAGTGCTCGTATTAATGATGCGCATCGAAAAAAACTCGAAAATACAGTGAAAGAAGGTTTTTTAGTTGCGTATAACGCTAAGCTTAGTTCTTTTATGCCACTACTTTGTCAGTACGTTACCGAGCAAGGAAAGTGTACGTTAGGGCTAAGGCAAGCAACTTCGCCATTGTTTATAGAGCAGTACTTAGCATCACCCGTTGAAGATTTTATAGATGAGAGCATTTCTCGCAATAAAATTTTTGAACTTGGTAATCTTTGCTCTACAAATCGTAGGGCAACACTTGCGCATTTTATTATTGTTAACGAAGCTCTGCAAAGTGTTGGGGCAAAACATTTAGTGTTTTGTGCAACCAACAAAGTGCGTGCTTTATTGCGCTTACTTGGTGTTACGTGTACTGAAATTGCACTTGCTAGCAGTTTTGTAGTTGAGAACCCATTAAAGTGGGGCAGCTATTACGCTAACCAACCAACAGTATGTATTGTGAGCCTAGAGCAAGCTCATCAACAAGTATTAAATACCCCAATGCTTTATAGTTTAATGCAGCAAAACCACTCAAATATCAATTCGTTGGTAAACGCATTGGTGAATGTATGA